From a region of the Entelurus aequoreus isolate RoL-2023_Sb linkage group LG27, RoL_Eaeq_v1.1, whole genome shotgun sequence genome:
- the LOC133644327 gene encoding claudin-34-like, translating into MDFVAHTAHRQFLGLLAGCLAWIVTMATAGMDEWRLWQVEDVSVVTSGVAWVGIWRACFHSHALPQAERCQRMGVSEAFVPAEVKAAQVLMLLAALGGLAANVGGCLALRRVYFSVEERGNVRALFLLAGSLFVLTAAVTSVPLLWNLTSVLNGATIRFPPHFLLPAAPASQRVGAAVGVGFFGAILMLLSGTSFLCYRAPEDTPPGLWTPPAEGSGRAENFEGRNNPSFHAL; encoded by the coding sequence ATGGACTTCGTGGCCCACACGGCCCACCGGCAGTTCCTGGGCCTGCTGGCGGGCTGCCTGGCGTGGATCGTCACCATGGCGACGGCGGGCATGGACGAGTGGCGCCTGTGGCAGGTGGAGGACGTGTCGGTGGTCACGTCGGGCGTGGCCTGGGTGGGCATCTGGCGGGCGTGCTTCCACAGCCACGCCCTCCCGCAGGCGGAGCGCTGCCAGAGGATGGGCGTGTCCGAGGCCTTCGTGCCGGCGGAGGTGAAGGCGGCGCAGGTGTTGATGCTGCTGGCGGCGCTGGGCGGCCTGGCGGCCAACGTGGGCGGCTGCCTGGCGCTGAGGCGCGTCTACTTCTCGGTGGAGGAGCGCGGGAACGTGCGGGCGCTCTTCCTGCTGGCGGGGAGCCTCTTCGTGCTGACGGCGGCCGTCACCTCGGTGCCGCTGCTCTGGAACCTGACCTCGGTCCTCAACGGCGCCACCATCCGCTTCCCTCCGCACTTCCTGCTGCCCGCCGCCCCCGCCAGCCAGCGGGTgggcgcggccgtgggcgtgggCTTCTTCGGCGCCATCCTGATGCTGCTCAGCGGGACGTCGTTCCTGTGCTACCGCGCACCTGAAGACACGCCCCCCGGCCTCTGGACGCCACCTGCGGAAGGTTCTGGAAGAGCAGAGAACTTTGAAGGCAGGAATAATCCATCTTTCCACGCGTTATAA